TTTGGAGTTTTGTAAACTTCTTAGGCTTAACAGGAGATAGAGTTTTGGATCTATCAATAATAAACCCACTTCTTTCAGGAAGTATGCTTTATCTAGGAAGTATAGGAATGTTACTCTTTGTAATAGTAATTTTAATGGGAACATCAAATGCAGTAAATATAACAGATGGACTTGATGGATTGGCAATAATGCCTATGATTATCTGTTCTAGTATTCTTGGTGGAATCTCATATTTTACAGGAAATGTAAATTTAAGTGAGCACTTAAATCTTTATTATATAGCTGGATCAGGAGAAATAACAGTATTTTTATCAACTATATGTGGAGCTGGATTAGGATTTTTATGGTATAACTTCTATCCTGCACAAATATTTATGGGAGATACAGGATCTTTAACATTGGGTGGAGTTTTAGGAGTTGTAGCAATTCTTTTAAAACAGGAACTTATATTACCAGTAATTGGAATAATATTTGTTGTAGAGGCACTATCAGTAATAATTCAAGTTGGATCTTTCAAACTTAGAGGAAAGAGAGTATTTAAGATGGCACCTATTCATCATCACTTTGAATTAATAGGACTTGCTGAAACAAAGGTAACAATGAGATTTTGGATAACTACATTGATATTTGGAATAATAGCATTGGGAATAGTTAGAATGAGAGGAATATTATAAAATAGAACCACGGATAATACCGTGGTTTTACGTCTATTATGGGAGAAGTGATACAGATGAAAAAAGCTATGGTATTTGGAGCAGGTGTAAGTGGCTTAGGAGGATATAGATTACTAGAAAAAATAGGATATGATGTAATTTTAGTAGATGATAAAAAAGGAATATCTTCTAAAGAGGGATTAGAGTATTTAGATGAGATAAAGATTTTTATAAAAAGTCCAGGAGTACCATACAATGAACTTGTACTTGAGGCTAAGAGAAAAGGTATTGAAGTTATAGATGAAATTGAATTAAGTTATAGATATATGCTAAAATATATGGGTAAAAAGAGCAAAATAATAGCTATAACAGGGACAAATGGAAAAACAACAACTACAACAAAGGTTACAGAACTTTTAAAGTATGCAGGATATAAAGCTGAATATGCTGGAAATATAGGGGTATCCTTTGCAGATCTATTATTAAAAAATGAGGATTTAGACTATGTAGTTTTAGAACTTAGTTCATATCAACTAGAAAATCTTGATAGTTTTAAAGCTAATATAGCTCTAGTTATAAACTTAGCTCCAGATCATCTTTCAAGATATAAGAGCGTAGAAGAGTATTATGACACAAAATTTAATATAGGAAAAAATCAAACTTTGTCTGATTATTTTATTTTAAACAATGATTCAGAAGAGATTATAAAAAGATCAAATTTTGTGAGTGGTAGAAAAATTTTTATAGGAAAAAATAATAATAATTGTGATTTCTCTATAAAAAATGATATACTTTATAAAGATGACATTGAAATTTTAAAGTGTTCAAAACTAACTTTAAAAGGTGAGCATAATAGAGAAAATGTTCTGTTTATTGTGGCAATAGCAAAGATATTAAATATAAGTGATGAAAAAATAAGAGAGTTCCTTTATACTACTGGAAATATAGAACATAGAATGGAAGAATTTTTTAATTATGGAAAAATCAAATTTATAAATGATTCTAAGGGAACAAATATAGATTCTACAAAATTTGCAGTGGAAGCTTTTAAAAATTGTATTCTTATCTGTGGTGGATTTGATAAAAAACTGGATTGGTTGCCTCTAATAGAATTGATAAAAGTAAATGTAAAAGAGGTTTATTTAATAGGAGATATAGCAGATCAATTGAATGATATGCTTTTAGAAAATGGATATGACAAAGACAAAATCTATCTATTAAGAGATATGAAAAATTGTCTATTAAATATGAAAGAGAGATTGGATAAAGATAACGAAGAAATAGTTCTACTTTCACCAGCGACTTCAAGTTTTGATCAATTTAAAAGCTTTGAACATCGTGGAGAGGTATTTAAAGAGCTAGTAAGAGAAATCTTTGGAAGGTGAAAAATTTGAAAAAAGTAATTTTAACAACTGGAGGTACAGGAGGGCATATATATCCAGCCCTTGCTGTTGCTGAAGGATTAAAAATAAAGAACATAGATGTGCTTTTTGTAGGGACAAGTATTAGAATGGAAAAGGATATTGTTCCAGAAGCAGGTTTTAGATTTATAGGATTAGATATAAAGCCACCAAGAACTATAAAAACTATTTTAAAATATTTAAAAGGTGTATGGGAAGGAATAAAAATAGTGTATAGAGAGAAGCCAGATGCTATAATAGGATTTGGAAACTATATATCTGTTCCTGTTATAATTGGTGGAATTTTATTGAGAAAGAAGATATATCTGCAAGAACAAAATGCAAATTTAGGTTGGACAAATAAAGTGTTTTATAAATTTGCAGAGAAAACTTTCTTAGCTTTTGATAAAACATATGATGATATTCCAATAAAGTATCAAAGAAAGTTTGAAGTAACTGGAAATCCATTGAGAGAAGAGATTAACTATGTAAGTGAAAATGAGGAAAAAGAGAGATTAAAACTTGAAGATGGAGAGAGAGTTATCCTTATAACTGGAGGAAGTCTTGGAGCTAAAGATATAAATGATGCAGTTATAAAAAATTGGGATAAATTTTTAGAAGATAAAAAACTTAGAGTATATTGGGCAACTGGGAATAAAAATTATGATGAAATTACAACAAAGATAGTTAAAACAAAGATGTCAGACACAGTTAAACCATATTTTAACAATATGATAAATATAATGGCAGCAGCAGATCTTATAATATGTCGTGCTGGAGCATTGACTATTTCAGAGATTATAGAGTTAGAAAAACCATCAATTATAATTCCATATAATTCTTTAAAAGTTGGGCAATATGATAATGCAAAAATCTTAGAAGAAAATAATTCAGCATTAGTTTATACAAATGCTGAGGCAGATGCAGCAATTGAAAAGGCTCTTGAGTTAATTAAAAATGAAGAGGTTTTAAAATCTATGAAAGTTAGAGTAAGAGCTTTGAAGAAATCAAATGCAGTGGAAAAAATTATTAACAATTTAGATATTTGGAGGAATTAGATTGATGAAAAAGATTTACTTTATAGGAATAAATGGTATTGGAATGAGTGGATTAGCTAAAATTATGAAGATAAAAGGTTATGATGTAAAGGGAGCTGATCTTACTAGAGGTTATGTTACAGAGGAGCTTGAGAGTATGGGAATCACTGTATATAATACTCATGAAGCTGAACATGTAAAAGATAGTGATATGGTAATAGCATCTAGTGCTATAAAAAAAGATAACCCAGAGTATAAATATGCTATGGACAATGGGATAAAAATAGTTAAAAGAGGAGAACTTTTGGCTATGTTATTAAATGATGAAACTGGAATAGCAGTTGCAGGGACACATGGAAAAACTACAACAAGTTCAATGATGTCAACAGTAATGTTAGAAAAAGATCCAACAATAGTAGTTGGAGGAATACTTCCAGAAATAGGATCAAATGCTAAACCAGGAAAATCAAAGTATTTTATAGCTGAAGCTGATGAAAGTGATAACTCATTCTTATATATGAATCCTATATATTCAATAATTACAAATATTGAAGAGGATCACTTAGATACTCATGGTTGTTTAGAAAATATCAATAAATCATTCTCTCAATTTATGGATCAAACAGAGAAAGAGGTTATTGTTTGTATAGATTGTGAAAACCTAAAAAATGTTGCTTTAGGAAAAAATAGTGACAAGATAAAAACTTATAGTATAAAAGATAAAAGTGCAGATATTTATGGTGGAAATATAAAGGTTGAAGATGGAAAGATAAACTATGATGTTTATATAAAAGGGGAGTTAGTAGGTAACTATACTCTATCAGTTCCAGGAAATCACAATATACTAAACTCTCTACCAGTTATATATCTTGCAAAGAAATTTGGTGTTGAAGAGGATTATTTAGGAAAAGCTTTAACTCATTTTAAAGGATCTAAGAGAAGATATGATATTCTTTTCAATGATAAAGAGTTAGGAATAAAAGTTATAGATGACTATGCACACCACCCAACAGAGATAAAAGCTACATTACAAGGGGCACAAACTATTGAAAATGAAAAGATTACTGTAATTTTCCAACCACATCGTTACAGTAGAGTAAAATTCCTTTTAAATAGCTTTAATGATGCTTTTGTTGGAGCAGATGAGGTAATAATTTTACCTATATATGCTGCTGGAGAAAAAGATGAATTTGGTGTAACAGTAGAGGATTTAGGAAAAGTATTAAATAATAAAAAGGTTACTATAGAAAAAAATCCAGAAAAAGTAGATGAAAAAGTATTAAACTGTCCAGGGCATGAAGTATTTATGTTTATGGGAGCTGGAGATATTTCTAAGATAGCACATAGAATAGCAGATAAATTAGAAGGGAAAATTAGATAATGAAAGTTTTTGAGAATTATGTGATGAAACAACATTCAAATATGAAGGTTGGAGGAGTAGCAAAAAAATTTATAGTAGTAGAAGATAAAAATGAACTTAAAGAGATAATAGAAAATAATGAAAATATATTTCTTTTAGGAAATGGAACTAATACTCTTATAGATGATGGAAACTTAGATATGACTTTTGTTTCTACTAAAAACTTTAATGAGATAAAAGAGATTGAAAGAGGAGTTGTAGAGGTAGGAGCAGGACTTGACTTCAATAAGTTAATAGCTTTTATGAATAAAAATAATTATACAGGTTTAGAAAATCTTGCAGGAATTCCTGGAAGTGTTGGAGGACTTGTATATATGAATGGAGGAGCTTATGGAAGTGAGATCTTTGATTGTATTTCTGAAATAGAGATATTTGATGAAAATCACGAAATAAGAAGAATCAAAAAAGAGGATATAAATTTTTCATATAGACATACAGAGATACAGCAAAAAAACTGGATAATTATAAGTGCTACATTTAAGTTTCAAGATGGATTTAATCTAAAAAAAGTAATAGAGATTCAAGCATTGAGAGAGAGTAAACAACCTCTTGATCTTCCAAATCTAGGAAGTACTTTTAAAAATCCTAAGGGAGATTTCTCAGCGAGATTAATATCTGAAGCTGGTTTAAAAGGGACTATGATTGGAGGGGCTCAAATATCAGAAAAGCATCCTAATTTCATAGTAAATAGAGGAAATGCAACTTTTGAAGATATTTCAAATATTTTAAAACTTGTAAAGAAAACAATAAAAGAGAAATATGATATAGCTCTTGAAGAGGAGATTATCATAGTTAAAGGAGAACAAAGAAGATAGGGGGCTTAATTTTGAAGATAGCAGTTTTTATGGGAGGAATCTCTTCTGAAAGAGAAGTGTCTTTAAATAGTGGAAAAGCAATATTAGAAAGTCTATTAAAACAAGGTTATGATGCCTATGGAGTAGATGTAAATGAAAATAATTTGATCTCTGCTTTTACAGATAATGAGTATGATTTTGCATATTTAGCATTTCATGGTGGATTTGGAGAAGATGGAAGAGTACAAGGATTATTGGATATGTTAGGAAAGGCATATACAGGATCTGGAGCTACAGCAAGTGGAGTAGCTATGGATAAAGTGCTTACTAAAAAATTAGTTGCAGCAGCTGGAATAAAAACTCCAAAAAGTTTTGAAAATGTAAAAGATATAGATTCATATCCAGTAGTAATAAAACCAGCTCTTGAGGGATCAAGTGTGGGAATATATTTCTGTAACAATGAAGATGAAGCTAAAAAAGCAGTGGAAGCTTTAGGAGATAAAAAGATTGTTATAGAAGAGATGATAGCAGGTGATGAACTTACTGTTGGAGTTATAAATGGTGAAGGACTTGGAGTTTTAAGAATAATACCTAAAAATGAGTTTTATGACTATGAGTCTAAATATGCTTTAGGTGGTTCAGTACATGAATATCCCGCTAAGATAGATAAAAAAGCTTATGATGAAGCTTTAAAAAATGCCGTTAAAGTTCATGAAGTTTTAGGATTAAAAGGAATTTCAAGAAGTGATTTTCTTTTAAAAGATAATGAACTATATTTCTTAGAGGTAAATACTCTACCAGGAATGACTAAAACAAGTCTTATACCAGATTTAGCAACATTAAAAGGGTATAGTTACGATGATGTTGTAAAAATTATGGTAGATACTTTTAAAAAATAGATTATAATTATAATAAGTGAGGGGATTTTTTTGGGATTTATAATAAGAACTTTCACTTTATTAGGAATGAGTTGGTTAGTTTTTTCTATTCCTTCAAAGTTTTTAACTTTAGATTATTTTAAAATAAATAAAGTAGATATAGTGGGAAATCCAAAAATATTATTATTAGAATTGACAGAACTAGGAAAGACTATTTATAATAGTAACATATGGGATTTGGATTTTTCAAAGCTGGAAAAAGAGCTTAAAAAAGATGTAAGAGTAAAAGATATAAAATTTGAGAATAATTCATTAGGTGAACTTAAAATAATTGTAGAAGAGAAGGAGTTATCCTACTATGCTCAAGTAAAGAATAGCATCTACTTAGTAGATAGTGATGGAATAATATTTGGTACATTTAATGAGAATATCAAAAAAGATATTCCACTTATTGTGACAGAGAAAAAAGATGAGATTCCTCAACTAAAAAATATACTTGATTTGATAGATGGATTTCTTTTAAAAGATCTTATATCCCAAATTTATAGAAAAGATAAAGATTGTATAGAGATGATCTTAATAGATGGTACAATTATAAAAACTAATGAAAAAGTAGAGAAAGAAAAATATAAAGTTGTAGAAACACTATATTCTGAATTAATAAAAACTAAGAAGGTAGAATATATAGACTTGAGATTTAACGATTTCATAGTAAAAAGTGTAGGTGAAAAAAGCGGTGATAAATAAGAAAGATAGTATAGTAAAAACAGCATTAGACATTGGAAATATGAAGATAAAAGCTGTCATTGGAGAACTATCTAGTGATGGATCGCAATTAAAAGTCTTAGGCTATGCAGAAGTTCCAAGTAGAGGAATGAAAAAATCTGTTATAGAAAATCCTGAAGAACTTAGTCAGTGTGTAGCATATGCTTTAGGGCAATTGAGAGATCAAACTGGAGAAAATATAGAAAAAGTAGCTATAGGAATTAGTGGTGAAGCTATAAAATCTAGAACTACAAATATGAAATATCAGTTTGAAGAGAAAGAGATAACTGAAAAAGAGGTAGAAACTCTTTTTAGAATGTCAGCTCATGAGCTACTTAGTGGAAAAGAGAGAATTTTAAAGAAAGAGATATATAACATAAGAGTAAATAACTCTGGAATTATAAAAAATCCAATAGGAACTGTTGGAAAAGAGATACAAGGGGATGTTCATCTAATCTATATAGATGAAGCAGAAGTAGAAAAACTTGTAGAGGTTGTAAATAGAGCTGGAGTAGAAGTTGAACATATGCTTTTAAATGCTTATGCCTCAGCTAAAGCAGTTTTAGATGATGAAGATAGAAGAATGGGAGTTGCTCTTATTGATATAGGTGAGGGGTCAACAGATATAATTCTATTTAAAAATGATAAGTTAATCTATACAAAATCTCTTCCTCTTGGTGGAATGCACTATGTAAATGATATAAGTTATCTATTCCAAATATCAAAACAGGAAGCTTTTGAAATACTTTCAAAATTAAGAGATAAAGAGATCCATGATGCTCATATCTATTGCGGAACTAATAAAAAGGTAGCTGTAGATGATATAAAAAATATAATTGATGCAAGAACAGGGGATATAATTAATTTTATAGCTCAAACAATAGAAGAATCTGGATTTAATGGATATTTAGG
The sequence above is a segment of the Fusobacterium varium genome. Coding sequences within it:
- the murD gene encoding UDP-N-acetylmuramoyl-L-alanine--D-glutamate ligase, coding for MKKAMVFGAGVSGLGGYRLLEKIGYDVILVDDKKGISSKEGLEYLDEIKIFIKSPGVPYNELVLEAKRKGIEVIDEIELSYRYMLKYMGKKSKIIAITGTNGKTTTTTKVTELLKYAGYKAEYAGNIGVSFADLLLKNEDLDYVVLELSSYQLENLDSFKANIALVINLAPDHLSRYKSVEEYYDTKFNIGKNQTLSDYFILNNDSEEIIKRSNFVSGRKIFIGKNNNNCDFSIKNDILYKDDIEILKCSKLTLKGEHNRENVLFIVAIAKILNISDEKIREFLYTTGNIEHRMEEFFNYGKIKFINDSKGTNIDSTKFAVEAFKNCILICGGFDKKLDWLPLIELIKVNVKEVYLIGDIADQLNDMLLENGYDKDKIYLLRDMKNCLLNMKERLDKDNEEIVLLSPATSSFDQFKSFEHRGEVFKELVREIFGR
- the murB gene encoding UDP-N-acetylmuramate dehydrogenase, producing the protein MKVFENYVMKQHSNMKVGGVAKKFIVVEDKNELKEIIENNENIFLLGNGTNTLIDDGNLDMTFVSTKNFNEIKEIERGVVEVGAGLDFNKLIAFMNKNNYTGLENLAGIPGSVGGLVYMNGGAYGSEIFDCISEIEIFDENHEIRRIKKEDINFSYRHTEIQQKNWIIISATFKFQDGFNLKKVIEIQALRESKQPLDLPNLGSTFKNPKGDFSARLISEAGLKGTMIGGAQISEKHPNFIVNRGNATFEDISNILKLVKKTIKEKYDIALEEEIIIVKGEQRR
- the mraY gene encoding phospho-N-acetylmuramoyl-pentapeptide-transferase, which translates into the protein MLYLIGEYFESLEFLKSIYLRSFISFTLSFLLVLIFGKPFINYLKVKKFGEKIRDDGPASHLSKKGTPTMGGVLIVIVMLITNLIVSDISNSFIILLLISMLGFASIGFIDDYKKFTVNKKGLSGKKKLLGQGLIGILVWSFVNFLGLTGDRVLDLSIINPLLSGSMLYLGSIGMLLFVIVILMGTSNAVNITDGLDGLAIMPMIICSSILGGISYFTGNVNLSEHLNLYYIAGSGEITVFLSTICGAGLGFLWYNFYPAQIFMGDTGSLTLGGVLGVVAILLKQELILPVIGIIFVVEALSVIIQVGSFKLRGKRVFKMAPIHHHFELIGLAETKVTMRFWITTLIFGIIALGIVRMRGIL
- a CDS encoding D-alanine--D-alanine ligase; translation: MKIAVFMGGISSEREVSLNSGKAILESLLKQGYDAYGVDVNENNLISAFTDNEYDFAYLAFHGGFGEDGRVQGLLDMLGKAYTGSGATASGVAMDKVLTKKLVAAAGIKTPKSFENVKDIDSYPVVIKPALEGSSVGIYFCNNEDEAKKAVEALGDKKIVIEEMIAGDELTVGVINGEGLGVLRIIPKNEFYDYESKYALGGSVHEYPAKIDKKAYDEALKNAVKVHEVLGLKGISRSDFLLKDNELYFLEVNTLPGMTKTSLIPDLATLKGYSYDDVVKIMVDTFKK
- a CDS encoding cell division protein FtsQ/DivIB — translated: MGFIIRTFTLLGMSWLVFSIPSKFLTLDYFKINKVDIVGNPKILLLELTELGKTIYNSNIWDLDFSKLEKELKKDVRVKDIKFENNSLGELKIIVEEKELSYYAQVKNSIYLVDSDGIIFGTFNENIKKDIPLIVTEKKDEIPQLKNILDLIDGFLLKDLISQIYRKDKDCIEMILIDGTIIKTNEKVEKEKYKVVETLYSELIKTKKVEYIDLRFNDFIVKSVGEKSGDK
- the murG gene encoding undecaprenyldiphospho-muramoylpentapeptide beta-N-acetylglucosaminyltransferase, which translates into the protein MKNLKKVILTTGGTGGHIYPALAVAEGLKIKNIDVLFVGTSIRMEKDIVPEAGFRFIGLDIKPPRTIKTILKYLKGVWEGIKIVYREKPDAIIGFGNYISVPVIIGGILLRKKIYLQEQNANLGWTNKVFYKFAEKTFLAFDKTYDDIPIKYQRKFEVTGNPLREEINYVSENEEKERLKLEDGERVILITGGSLGAKDINDAVIKNWDKFLEDKKLRVYWATGNKNYDEITTKIVKTKMSDTVKPYFNNMINIMAAADLIICRAGALTISEIIELEKPSIIIPYNSLKVGQYDNAKILEENNSALVYTNAEADAAIEKALELIKNEEVLKSMKVRVRALKKSNAVEKIINNLDIWRN
- the murC gene encoding UDP-N-acetylmuramate--L-alanine ligase, with product MKKIYFIGINGIGMSGLAKIMKIKGYDVKGADLTRGYVTEELESMGITVYNTHEAEHVKDSDMVIASSAIKKDNPEYKYAMDNGIKIVKRGELLAMLLNDETGIAVAGTHGKTTTSSMMSTVMLEKDPTIVVGGILPEIGSNAKPGKSKYFIAEADESDNSFLYMNPIYSIITNIEEDHLDTHGCLENINKSFSQFMDQTEKEVIVCIDCENLKNVALGKNSDKIKTYSIKDKSADIYGGNIKVEDGKINYDVYIKGELVGNYTLSVPGNHNILNSLPVIYLAKKFGVEEDYLGKALTHFKGSKRRYDILFNDKELGIKVIDDYAHHPTEIKATLQGAQTIENEKITVIFQPHRYSRVKFLLNSFNDAFVGADEVIILPIYAAGEKDEFGVTVEDLGKVLNNKKVTIEKNPEKVDEKVLNCPGHEVFMFMGAGDISKIAHRIADKLEGKIR
- the ftsA gene encoding cell division protein FtsA, yielding MINKKDSIVKTALDIGNMKIKAVIGELSSDGSQLKVLGYAEVPSRGMKKSVIENPEELSQCVAYALGQLRDQTGENIEKVAIGISGEAIKSRTTNMKYQFEEKEITEKEVETLFRMSAHELLSGKERILKKEIYNIRVNNSGIIKNPIGTVGKEIQGDVHLIYIDEAEVEKLVEVVNRAGVEVEHMLLNAYASAKAVLDDEDRRMGVALIDIGEGSTDIILFKNDKLIYTKSLPLGGMHYVNDISYLFQISKQEAFEILSKLRDKEIHDAHIYCGTNKKVAVDDIKNIIDARTGDIINFIAQTIEESGFNGYLGKGLVLTGGAVVIDGLLDKINKKTGYVVRKVLPTAFRGLEDVDSSQATVIGIFTEVMEDEYNKVQAKLNSPEPEIQEKKEEDIEESLENLEKILEEAQEKEKPEKKNGVMKGIKSWFSNFI